In one window of Candidatus Bathyarchaeota archaeon DNA:
- a CDS encoding M55 family metallopeptidase — translation MKVFISVDMEGISGVVDGSQTGRDKAEYRTGRALMVADVNAAIDGILEVVPEAEIVVSDAHGGMRNIEPEVLNKAAVLVRGTPKPLTQMAGIDSSFDAVFFVGYHAKKGTKHGVLSHTISGRTIESVTINGMEVGETAINAGIAGHFGVPLVFLAGDQSTAQEAKELDPGIEVAVVKEAIGRTSARCLHPDIARALIRENATKALKGGVTVKPFVFKTPVEIVVRFTNSRLGDAVEFMPSAERLDGKGFRFIQNDFLGAFNALRASIFIASAVST, via the coding sequence ATGAAAGTTTTCATCTCAGTGGATATGGAAGGGATATCCGGCGTCGTAGACGGGAGCCAAACGGGCCGTGATAAGGCTGAGTACAGGACGGGGAGGGCCCTTATGGTGGCCGACGTGAACGCTGCCATTGACGGTATCTTGGAGGTAGTCCCAGAGGCCGAGATCGTGGTGAGCGACGCCCATGGAGGTATGAGGAACATCGAGCCCGAAGTTCTCAATAAGGCGGCGGTGCTGGTCCGGGGGACCCCCAAGCCCCTCACCCAGATGGCAGGGATCGACAGCAGCTTCGATGCCGTTTTCTTTGTGGGATACCATGCTAAGAAGGGGACTAAGCATGGGGTGCTAAGCCACACGATCTCAGGGCGCACCATTGAGAGCGTCACCATCAACGGGATGGAGGTGGGTGAGACCGCTATCAATGCGGGGATCGCAGGCCACTTTGGAGTCCCATTGGTTTTCCTAGCGGGGGATCAGTCGACAGCTCAGGAAGCGAAGGAGCTGGATCCCGGCATTGAGGTAGCGGTGGTGAAAGAAGCCATTGGGCGAACCTCAGCTAGGTGCCTCCACCCCGATATCGCGAGGGCCCTTATCCGGGAGAATGCCACAAAGGCCTTGAAAGGGGGAGTGACCGTGAAGCCATTCGTGTTTAAGACTCCAGTGGAGATAGTCGTCAGGTTTACCAACTCAAGATTAGGGGATGCTGTTGAGTTTATGCCCTCCGCTGAGAGGCTCGACGGAAAAGGGTTCAGGTTTATTCAAAATGACTTCCTCGGGGCCTTTAACGCACTGAGAGCCTCAATCTTCATTGCCAGTGCCGTCTCCACTTAA
- a CDS encoding FKBP-type peptidyl-prolyl cis-trans isomerase: MSEEDKFKEEQEENPVEGPVAAPEEQPVKEEKLKKKEPVIEKGDFILVEMTGRTLETDEIFDTTDEELAKRENIHEEEKTYGSKLVVIGEGWVLKGLDDRLVGLKLQETAEVEIPPEEAFGERNPENVRMVPFRVLRSKGINPVVGQQLTLDGRTAVVRSMGGGRIQLDYNHPLAGRRIVYHVKPSVKHDNDEDKIRALLGRRFMGIDLSLFKIKIMKTKVKIEIPYEIFFGDNIQIAKSGVALDIQRYYDDIAMVEYTEVIKRAG; this comes from the coding sequence ATGAGTGAAGAGGATAAGTTCAAAGAGGAACAGGAAGAAAACCCCGTAGAGGGTCCTGTGGCGGCTCCCGAAGAGCAGCCAGTGAAAGAAGAGAAACTCAAGAAAAAGGAGCCCGTCATCGAGAAGGGTGACTTTATCCTAGTGGAGATGACCGGGAGGACACTGGAAACTGACGAGATTTTTGACACCACAGACGAGGAGCTCGCTAAGAGAGAGAACATACATGAAGAAGAGAAAACCTACGGCTCAAAGCTAGTTGTCATAGGAGAAGGCTGGGTCCTCAAGGGCTTAGATGATCGCCTCGTCGGCCTCAAGCTCCAGGAGACAGCCGAGGTAGAAATTCCCCCCGAGGAGGCCTTCGGAGAGAGGAACCCGGAGAATGTGAGGATGGTCCCCTTCAGGGTCCTCAGATCAAAAGGGATCAACCCTGTCGTAGGGCAGCAATTGACGCTAGACGGTAGAACCGCAGTTGTTCGGAGTATGGGTGGGGGTAGAATCCAGCTTGATTACAACCATCCTCTTGCAGGCAGAAGAATCGTCTACCATGTCAAGCCTAGTGTCAAACATGATAACGACGAGGATAAGATTAGGGCTCTCCTAGGGCGTCGGTTCATGGGAATTGATCTAAGCCTCTTCAAGATCAAGATAATGAAGACAAAGGTCAAAATCGAGATTCCCTACGAGATCTTCTTTGGGGATAACATCCAGATCGCGAAGAGTGGCGTTGCCCTCGATATCCAACGCTACTATGATGATATCGCCATGGTCGAATACACCGAGGTCATAAAGCGGGCCGGCTAG
- a CDS encoding ribonucleoside triphosphate reductase, whose translation MAYVRKRNGQLAKFDQERITEAIWKAFKAVGGKERYIAQGLSDQTVEKIHERVGLDGVPTVEEVQDIVENTLIQNGHAKMSKAYILYRQQHKEMREMAALLSSDDLVEQYLDRADWRVKENSNMSYSLQGLNNYLSSSVISNYWLNRIYPPNIGKAHRSGAFHIHDLAVLGPYCVGWDLPDLLLSGFKGVPGKVESKPAKHLRTALGQVVNFFYTLQGEAAGAQAFSNFDTYLAPFIRYDGIEEQELKQIMQEFLFNINVPTRVGFQTPFTNITLDINVPKFLKDEPVIIGGKIQDAAYGDFEKEMALFNSSFANVLSEGDASGRVFTFPIPTYNVTEDFEWESPVAEQIFKMTAKYGIPYFSNFINTDMNPEDVRSMCCRLRIDNRELRKRGGGFFGSNPLTGSIGVVTMNMPQIGYEQPSEDKFMERLGELMDMAKDSLVIKRKVVERFTEKMLYPYSRYYLRRVKEAFDSYWANHFSTIGLVGMNEACLNLMDTSIASPEGLSFAERVMNFMRERLSDYQEETGHIFNLEASPAEGTSYRLAQIDKLKYPNITVANESYMSGGAEPFYTNSTHLPVDYTDDVFEALVHQNKLQPLYTGGTVLHTFLGEQAPSWKAASDLVRKIAENSSVPYFTLTPTFSVCQSHGYLRGNHPKCPECNSPAEVYSRVVGYLRPVDQWNDGKRSEWRMRETYDRGVSLVEANQE comes from the coding sequence ATGGCTTATGTCAGAAAGAGAAACGGACAACTCGCTAAATTCGACCAAGAAAGGATCACTGAGGCGATCTGGAAAGCGTTTAAGGCGGTTGGCGGAAAGGAACGATATATTGCTCAAGGGTTGAGCGATCAAACAGTAGAAAAAATCCATGAAAGGGTTGGTTTAGATGGGGTTCCCACAGTAGAGGAAGTTCAGGACATTGTGGAGAATACCCTGATTCAGAATGGGCATGCCAAAATGTCTAAGGCTTACATCCTGTATCGGCAGCAGCATAAAGAAATGCGGGAGATGGCGGCACTGCTGAGTTCTGATGATCTGGTAGAACAGTATTTGGACCGCGCAGATTGGAGGGTGAAAGAGAACTCGAACATGAGTTACAGCCTCCAAGGCCTAAATAACTATCTCTCATCATCCGTAATCTCGAATTATTGGTTAAACCGGATCTATCCACCGAATATAGGGAAAGCGCACAGGTCAGGGGCCTTCCATATTCATGATCTCGCGGTTCTGGGACCGTATTGTGTGGGCTGGGATCTACCGGATCTGCTGTTATCTGGATTTAAGGGAGTACCGGGGAAGGTGGAGAGTAAACCGGCGAAGCATCTCAGGACCGCTTTAGGTCAGGTGGTAAACTTCTTCTATACGCTTCAGGGAGAGGCTGCCGGGGCCCAGGCCTTCAGCAACTTTGACACATACCTAGCCCCATTCATAAGATACGATGGAATAGAAGAACAGGAATTAAAACAGATTATGCAAGAGTTCCTTTTCAACATAAATGTTCCAACCAGAGTCGGGTTCCAGACACCCTTCACAAATATCACCCTAGACATTAACGTTCCAAAATTCCTCAAAGATGAACCAGTCATAATCGGGGGTAAAATTCAGGACGCGGCTTACGGGGACTTTGAAAAGGAAATGGCCCTTTTCAACAGTTCATTTGCTAATGTACTCAGCGAAGGAGACGCCTCAGGTCGAGTTTTCACATTCCCCATCCCTACGTATAACGTCACAGAAGATTTCGAATGGGAGTCCCCTGTCGCAGAACAGATCTTTAAGATGACGGCAAAGTATGGTATCCCATACTTTTCGAATTTCATCAACACCGATATGAACCCAGAGGATGTGAGAAGCATGTGCTGTCGCCTCAGGATCGATAATCGAGAGCTGCGGAAGCGGGGCGGGGGATTCTTTGGGTCGAACCCGCTGACGGGATCCATTGGTGTTGTAACAATGAATATGCCTCAGATTGGCTACGAACAACCATCAGAGGATAAATTCATGGAGAGACTGGGGGAGCTCATGGATATGGCGAAGGATAGCCTCGTCATCAAGCGCAAAGTGGTAGAGAGGTTCACAGAGAAAATGCTATACCCGTATTCAAGATACTACCTGCGCAGAGTTAAGGAAGCCTTTGACTCATACTGGGCGAACCACTTCTCAACGATAGGCCTCGTTGGGATGAACGAGGCGTGCCTGAATCTGATGGACACAAGTATTGCCTCCCCCGAGGGGCTCAGTTTCGCTGAGAGGGTAATGAACTTCATGAGAGAAAGACTCTCCGACTACCAGGAAGAGACGGGACACATCTTCAACCTCGAAGCAAGTCCTGCTGAGGGCACATCATATCGTCTAGCACAGATTGATAAGTTGAAGTACCCGAACATCACAGTGGCAAACGAGAGTTATATGTCGGGAGGTGCAGAGCCATTCTACACTAACTCGACGCATCTCCCAGTGGATTACACCGATGATGTCTTTGAGGCATTGGTGCATCAGAACAAGCTTCAACCTCTCTATACGGGCGGGACTGTTCTTCACACCTTCTTAGGGGAGCAAGCTCCTAGTTGGAAGGCTGCATCTGATCTGGTGCGGAAGATTGCAGAAAACTCTTCTGTTCCCTACTTTACTTTGACCCCGACTTTCAGCGTCTGTCAGAGCCACGGATATCTCCGCGGGAATCATCCAAAATGTCCCGAGTGTAACTCCCCTGCGGAAGTCTACTCAAGGGTCGTGGGATATCTCAGGCCTGTTGATCAATGGAACGACGGGAAGCGATCGGAGTGGCGAATGCGTGAGACCTATGATAGGGGCGTGAGCCTGGTTGAGGCTAATCAAGAGTGA
- a CDS encoding DNA-3-methyladenine glycosylase, whose protein sequence is MHWVFNVVVLKVNKIGAVLIRAIEPTLRMESMPNYRPIDSSRALTSDPRELVLA, encoded by the coding sequence ATGCACTGGGTGTTCAATGTCGTTGTCCTTAAAGTCAATAAGATCGGTGCGGTGCTCATCAGGGCGATTGAGCCCACCCTGAGGATGGAGTCCATGCCAAACTATAGGCCCATAGACTCCTCGAGAGCTCTCACGAGCGACCCTCGGGAGCTGGTCCTCGCCTAG
- a CDS encoding anaerobic ribonucleoside-triphosphate reductase activating protein: MRFCGFKKSTLVDYPDRVSSILFVPECNLRCPFCQNWRIVIEPEGPFLSEDEALDILGKRRRFIDSVVITGGEPTYQEGLPKFLKRLKEKCFSVKLDTNGMRPDVLGECLALVDYVAMDIKTAPGRYGEIGGSSEALIESVGLLLAKGEDYEFRCTVVPGLVDEGAVLEMGRAVSGARRFAFQQFVSGDTLDPEFREVKPFGRGVIKGFGELMESYVDEVILRI; the protein is encoded by the coding sequence GTGAGGTTCTGCGGGTTCAAGAAATCTACTCTCGTGGACTACCCTGATCGGGTGTCCTCTATTCTTTTTGTGCCGGAATGTAATCTCCGGTGCCCTTTTTGTCAAAATTGGAGAATCGTAATTGAGCCTGAGGGGCCTTTCCTATCAGAGGATGAGGCATTAGACATATTAGGAAAGAGACGAAGGTTCATCGACTCTGTGGTGATAACAGGGGGAGAACCCACCTATCAAGAAGGGCTCCCGAAGTTTCTCAAGAGGCTGAAGGAAAAGTGCTTCTCGGTAAAACTAGACACTAATGGAATGAGGCCAGACGTGCTGGGGGAGTGTCTGGCGCTCGTTGACTATGTTGCCATGGATATTAAGACTGCGCCCGGGCGTTACGGTGAGATAGGTGGTTCCTCTGAGGCGTTAATAGAGAGCGTGGGGCTGCTGCTTGCGAAGGGAGAGGATTATGAGTTCAGGTGCACCGTGGTTCCAGGCTTAGTGGATGAAGGAGCAGTTTTAGAGATGGGAAGGGCTGTATCAGGAGCTAGACGGTTCGCGTTCCAGCAGTTTGTCTCTGGTGACACATTGGACCCGGAATTTCGAGAGGTAAAGCCTTTCGGAAGGGGAGTGATTAAAGGGTTCGGGGAGCTTATGGAAAGCTACGTAGATGAAGTTATTCTAAGGATTTAG